From the genome of Pelosinus fermentans DSM 17108:
GCATACGAATCCTATTTTTGTAGTGGGAAAACGAGATACTAATGTTGTGGAGATTGCCCTGCAATATAATGAAAGTTATGTAGAAAATATTTTTAGTTTTGTTAATAATATTAATACTCAAGAAGGTGGTACTCACCTTAGCGGCTTTAAGATTGCATTAACAAGAACAGTTAATGATTATGCCCGTAAATTAAATATATTAAAAGATAATGATGAAAATCTAAGTGGTGAAGATGTTCGGGAAGGTCTAACTGCAGTTATTAGTTTAAAAATTGAGGAGCCGCAATTTGAAGGACAAACCAAAACAAAGCTAGGTAATAGTGATGTTAGAGGGATTGTAGATAGTATTGTTTCTGACAAATTAAGTGAGTTCTTCGAAGAGAATCCAGCGGTTACTAAAAAGATTATTGAGAAATCTGTTATGTCAGCTCGGGCTAGAGATGCAGCCCGTAAGGCCAGAGAATTGACTCGCAGAAAAAATGCATTGGAGATCAGCTCTTTACCTGGGAAATTGGCAGATTGCTCAATGAAAGATCCCATGCAGACAGAAATCTATCTAGTTGAAGGCGATTCAGCAGGTGGTTCAGCCAAACAAGGACGGGATCGCCGATTCCAAGCTATATTGCCTTTGCGTGGTAAAATATTAAATGTTGAGAAAGCTCGTTTGGATAAGATACTCAATAGTGACGAAATTAGAGTTATGATTACTGCCTTTGGTAACGGCATTGCAGAAGATTTTGATTTAGAGAAAAGCCGCTATGGCAAAATTATTATCATGACAGATGCTGATGTTGATGGTGCTCATATCCGTACCTTGTTATTGACGTTTTTTTATCGTTATATGAAGCCTCTCATTGAAGCAGGTCGTATTTATATCGCTCAACCGCCTTTATATTTAGTGAAAAAGGGACGTGAGAGCTGGTATTTATACAGTGATGATGAAATGAGTAAATTATTAGCTCGTATTGGCAAAGACAATATTAATGTACAGCGTTATAAAGGTCTTGGTGAAATGAATCCTGATCAATTATGGGAAACTACCATGAACCCTGAAGGAAGAACTCTGCTGCAAGTCGAGTTAGGGGATGCTATGGCTGCTGATGAGATGTTTACCATTCTCATGGGTGATAAGGTAGAGCCTAGGCGTAAGTTCATTGAAGATCATGCCCATGATGTACGAAATTTGGATACATGATAGGTAAGTAAAAATAAGGAAGGCCGATTATCTGTAATTAGATAATCAGCCTTCCTACTTTTAAAGTAATTGTTCTTGGGTTACGTTGTAAGGAGGAGTCTTATGCGCATTGTAGTGATTGATGGACAAGGCGGCGGTATGGGAAAAGTTATTATTGAAAAAATAAGAAAAGAATTTAAAGAGGAAATTGATATTTTGGCGTTAGGTACAAATGCACTGGCAACTTCAGCTATGCTGAAAGCAGGAGCAAATGAAGGTGCTACCGGAGAAAATGCAATTGTACATAATTGTAAGGATATTGATTGTATAATAGGATCATTGAGTATTATTATGGCAAATTCAATGCTTGGAGAACTTACGCCGAAAATGGCAGAAGTGATAACGACTAGTAAGGCGCGAAAGATATTAATACCCTTATATCGCGGGAATATTGATATTATTGGATTAAAAACAGAGCCGCTGCCTCATTTAGTAGATGGTGTACTGCTTGAAATTAAAAAGCATTTAGGAGGGGATAAAACATGTGCGAAGCTAACGTTTATGTAATGAATAAAAATGTGGAAGAATTACTCTTAGAAAGAGTCGATACCATTATTCCTAAGGATAGGGAAATCTATCTTGAAAATATTTTTGGTGAACGTAAAACCATAGAAGCCCGTATTAAAGAATTACACTTAGTGGATCATAAAATTATCCTAGAGCGCTTTGAAAAAGGATAATAAAAAAAGTGCTGAAACGCGAAGATGCGAAGAAATGCAAAAGACACGAAGTATTGTGGACATTTTATTCTTCCTATTCTTCGTGTCTTCGCGGTTCAAAAATTTTTTATCCTATCTATTTTTTCCCTATGGTTCCATTCTGTTTTAAATTATAATATGCATAAGCGGCTAGAATTTTTAGATCTAGCCGCTTATGCATATTATAATTTATACTTTTTTAGTACAAGGATAAGAGGATAACCGATGGCAAAGACAATAATTGCTTCACTAAATCCAATGGATAATATTGTAAACCAGAAGGGCATAGCATATAATATAGAAAGATAGCCGCCAACAATAAATGCATTGACGATAATTGGGGATACATATGCCCAGATCGTACTTCTAAATCGATAGGTAAGCCAAGCTGCAATGAGTGTGGCCAGACTACCGCCAAATATATCCCAAACACCCAGCCCACCAAAGATATTAGCAATTAAAGTGCCGATAAATAAACCGTAGATCGCTTCAGGATAAAGAATGGGCAGTACAGTTAGCGCTTCACTAAGCCGAAATTGTAAAGGGCCATAAGAAATGGGTGCTAGTGCATATGTAATGCTTATATATAAAGCGGCAATCATAGTAGCACGTAGAATAAAATGGGTATTCATAAAGACCTCCATTGATAATAGATTGAATTTTAATTATAGTATATGGAGTTAAAATAAACCAGAAAAGTTTCGTTAAAGACAAATATAGAATAAAAACAAACATATGTTCCTAAAAAAATTGTGGATTTCCATATAGGAATGGTATAATACAACGAGAATAAATAAAAAAAGAATTAGGTGGTAAACTTTGTCTAAACGTCATACAAGCGATATAGAAAATAATAATCAAAGTATTGTTAATCCGAGGCTCCGGTCTGAGGTATTGGGTATCTTTCTTTTGGCAGCAGGGATTATTTCAATTATTAGTTTACTGGATTTTAATACTGGTTCCATTGGGTTATATCTATCTAAGTTTTTAAAATACTCTTTTGGATTAGGAGCCTTTGTTATTCCTTTATTAATGATCATCATTGGTGGCTTTTATATCAAGAAGGATCAAGGTATTGTGTATAGTATCCGTTTTTGGGGACTAGCGCTGCTCTATATATCGTTGTTAGCATTAACCCATCATTTTTTAATTTTGGAAAACAGAGAAATACTTCCAGAAAGTTTAGCCAGTGGAGGCGGCTTGATTGGTGGTATGATATTATTTATACTGCGTAAATTTTTTGGATTTTATGGTGCTTTTATTATATTAATTGCTTCATGTTTATGTGGTATTTTAATTGCTACAACTTGGTCATTATATCAAACCTACCTAGCGGCTAAAGAAAGAACGCAGCAGGGATTGACTACCGCATATGAACAAATTGAAAAAGTCGGCAGCTTTTATAATCAGGAGAAGGATAGACAATTTTTAAGAAAAAATAATAAAGACGAACAAGAAGAGCAGTATGAAGAGATAGCAGCGATTACTGGAAGACCTTTAATTGACAGTTTATTAGAACAGGCTGCTCATCAAGAAGCAGAAGAAGCAGAAGAAGCCAGCTACAAGGCAAGAAGAGAAGAGCCTGTCCAGAAGGTACGAGAGAATGTTGTTGAAATAAAACATAAACAAAATAATAAGGGGAAAATAGAGGATAATCATTCGATTCTAGAACCAGAGAGTACCTTTGTTGCAGGGTATGTATTGCCGCCACTATCAATATTACAAAAATCTACGAATCAAGGGGATAGTAAACGAGCCAAAGAAGTAGCCAATAATGCTAAAATTCTTGAGAGCACTCTGGAAAGTTTTAATGTCAAAGCGAAAATGATCCATATTAGCCAAGGACCTACTGTAACCCGCTATGAATTAGAACCTGCTCCTGGTGTAAAAGTAAGTAAGATTGTTAATTTAGCCGATGATATTGCTTTGAGCCTTGCTGCATCGGGAGTGCGTATTGAAGCGCCAATTCCAGGTAAGGCAGCCATTGGTATTGAAGTCCCTAATAAAGTTCTAGCAAGTGTTCCTTTGCGGGATGTGTTAGAAAGTAATGAATTTTTGAAAGCAACCTCAAAATTAGTTGTGGCTTTAGGCAAGGATATCGCAGGGCAAACTGTGACAGCTGATTTGGGGAAAATGCCTCATTTATTAGTGGCTGGTTCAACAGGCTCTGGCAAGAGTGTATGTATCAACACATTGTTAACCAGTATATTATTTAAAGCAACTCCTCAGGAAGTACGCCTGATTTTAATTGATCCTAAAGTGGTTGAATTGACGAATTATAATGGTCTGCCTCATTTATTAACACCTGTAGTGACGGATGCACAAAAAGCTGCATCTGCCTTGCGCTGGGCAGTGCAAGAAATGGAGCGGCGTTATGAAATGTTTGCTGCTGCGGGAGTGCGGGACATCGGCAGATATAATGACTTAATTGATAGTTTCCCGGTTGGCGAGGGTTCTAGTGGTGAAAAAATCCCTTATATTTTGATTATTATTGATGAATTGGCAGATTTGATGATGGTCTCGCCAGTTGATGTAGAGGATGCGATTATCCGCTTAGCGCAAAAAGCTCGGGCAGCTGGTATTCACATGGTATTAGCAACACAGAGACCCTCTGTAGATGTAATTACGGGATTAATCAAAGCGAATGTACCATCTAGAATTGCTTTTGCTGTATCATCCCAAATTGATTCCCGAACCATATTGGATATGGCAGGAGCAGAAAAGCTGCTAGGCAAAGGGGACATGCTGTTTTATCCTATCGGCATGTCTAAGCCTCTTAGAGTACAAGGTGCGTTTATTGCTGATAGTGAAGTGGAAGAACTTACAGAATATATCAAAAAGCAGATAGAGCCTCCGGAATATATGGAAGGAATTACTGCTTGTGAAAATTTAAAGAAAGAAGAAACTGGTTCCAATCTTTTTGAAGATGAGTTATTTGAAGAAGCTGTGCGCATTATTATGGAGCTGAATCAGGCATCAGCATCTATGCTGCAAAGGAAATTCAGGATTGGCTATACAAGAGCGTCTCGCTTAATTGATACCATGGAAGAAATGAAAATTATTGGTCCGAATATGGGAAGCAAACCTCGGGATATCACCATGACTTATGATCAGGTATGTGAACGTTATTTTAATGATGCGGCTCAATCTAGTAATACAGATTCAGAATAGATGAGGTGGTAGGTTTGCCAGGTCAATATAAGCAGATCACTAAAAAAGTAGGTCTTCCTCCCGGTACTCTTTTGCATATCGGTTCAACTCGAAGCGAAAAAGTAAAAATAAGAATGTTGTGTTATAGTAGTGAGCATTGGAATGAGAAAGAATTTGATAAAGTTGATGAATTATTAGAGAATGAGAGTATCACAGATAAGTGTTGGATACATATCAGCGGTATTCATGTTGTGAGCATGATTGAAAAAATCGGAGCTGCATTTCAGATACATTCTTTAGTATTAGAAGATATCGTTAATACTAACCAACGTCCTAAAATAGAAGACAATAAGGAATACTTGTATATTATTGTCAAAATGATTCATTGCTATGATAATAAGAATATCGACTTTGAGCAAGTTAGCTTGATTGTAGGCAGTAATTATATACTGTCTTTTCAAGAAAATGATAATGATACATTTGCAAAGATTCGAGAACGAATGAAAGGCACTACGGGTAAAATAAGAAGTAAAGGTGTAGACTACCTTGCTTATGCTTTACTGGATTGTATTGTAGATAATTACTATGTTGCTCTTGAATATTTAGGAGATAAAATTGAAGTATTAGAAAATAAGATTATTGTACATCCTCAGCCTAAGGTTATAAAAGAAATACATACCTTAAAAAATGAGATGTTATTTGTACGAAAAGCCGTCTGGCCTCTGCGAGAAATTATAAATGCTTTGTCTCGGGGAGATTCTGTCTTATTCACAAAAGACACTCTTATTTATATTAGAGATGTATATGACCACATGATACAAGTAATTGATAGTATTGAAATGTATCGGGATATGGTTACGGGGATGCTTGACCTTTATCTTTCCAATGTAAGTTTTAAAACGAATGAAGTCATGAAAGTTTTAACAATTATCGCTACCATTTTTATTCCCCTCACTTTTATTGTAGGTTTATATGGGATGAATTTTAAATATATGCCAGAGCTGGAATGGAAATGGGGCTACCCGGTGATTTTATTATTTATGGCCTTTATTAGCGGATGTATGATCGTATATTTTCGCAGAAAGAAATGGATGTAAATCTTTTATAACTCAAAAAAATCGTACCTTATCACAAGGTACGATTTTCGTTTATAAAATTTATATATAGGTTTGCCCTATATTAAGGCAAATCCAATTTAATACCGAAATACTGACTGGTTAATTTTAGCCAGGAGCGGCTGGCAAAGGATAGATAGCGATCTTTTTTCCAGATCATTCCCAGATGCCAAGGTACCATGGGTTCTGCTAAGGATACGGTTTTGATTTTAGCAGGGTCAAGTTCCTTGCAAATCGTTCGCGGTAATATGGCAATCCCTAAATTAATCGCAACCATTTCAGAGATAAAGTCCCATTGGGAGCTTTCACAGATGATTTTAGGATCAAAGCCACTTTGAATACAGCGATTTACGATACGACCATGAAGAGTAAAATCTTCCCGCAATAGGATAAAGGATTCATTTTTTAATTCAGTAAGCTCTACATTGGATCGATTTGCTAATTCGTGATCAGGATGAACGATAAGCATCAGAGGCTCTTTGACGAAAGGAAACATTTCAAAGTTATTCTCATTAACAGGTAATGCCACCATACCAATATCCAGGCTGCCATCTTCTACTCCATCTTCTACTTTTTTGGAACCTACTTCAATTAGACTCAGAGAGATTTGGGGATATAACCTCGTATAATCAGCAATGATCTTGGGGAAAAACCTGGCACCTACCATTGGAGGCAATCCGATTACAAGAGTACCCTTTTTTAAGTTAATTACATCGGCTAATTCTGATGTCAGGTTTTGAAAAGAAGTTACAATTTGTTGGGATTGGTGGAGAACAGCTCTGCCTGCATCCGTTAACTCGATTTGTTTTGCGGAGCGATAAAATAAGGTTGTTCCTAATTCATCTTCCAAAATTTTAATCATCTTACTAATTGACGGCTGTGTTATGTGTAATGAACGAGCTGCTTTGGTAAAACTACGGTGCCTGGCTACTTCGATAAAATAAGTTAAATGGCGTACATCCATCTTTCGATCTCCTTTTTATTATAAGATGTGCAGAAAATTATATAGTAGGGTACTATAGTTTTTAAGAATAGGTTATATTATAATTATAATATAAAATAACAGTAAATGCTTGTAATAAAACGCAAAGAATTTAAAAAATTTAAAGTATTTCGTGATTTACAGATTAAATATAATATAAAAGTGTATAATACTATGGTATAATAATAAAGAAAAAAATGATCAAAGTGAGGGAATTTTTTTGAAAAAGGCAATTATCGAATTGGATAAAGGTAAAATTACAATAGAATTATTTGAGAAAGATGCACCAAAAACAGTAGCTAATTTTGAAAAATTAATTACAGAAGGTTTTTATAATGGTATTTCGTTTCATCGTGTAATCAAAGGTTTTGTGGCTCAAGGTGGCTGTCCAAATGGTACAGGTACGGGTGGTCCTGGTTATACAATTCCTTGTGAAACCAAAGATAATCCTCGTATTCATGAACGTGGCTCTTTGTCCATGGCTCATCGTGGACCTAATACAGGAGGCAGTCAATTTTTCATTGTGTATGAACCGCAGCCTCATTTAGATGGTGTACATACTGTGTTTGGTAAAGTAATCGAAGGTATGGATGTTGTTGATTTAATCACTGAAGGTGATGTTATGAATAAGGTTACAGTGATTGAAGAATAGGAGCTAATGTTCTATCGGATAGCGGATATGGTTTTTAAGGTGGGGGAACATCAAATGATGTAATCTCACTTTTTATTTTTGGGGAGGTAATGTTTTGGAGAATATTAGTGTAGATATGATTTTATTTTTAATGGGAGCTGGATTTATCGCTGCATTTATTGATTCTGTAGTCGGTGGAGGAGGATTAATATCTTTACCGGCTTTACTGCTTACAGGATTGCCGCCAACCATCGCATTGGGCACTAATAAAATGGCAAGTGTAATGGGAAGTTTTACGAGTACAATTTCATTTATGCGATCAGGCAAGATCAACCTTGAAATTATTAAATATTTATTTCCTCTTTCTTTTATTGGATCGGCATTGGGTGTTATTGCCGTTCAGCAAATACCATCTCAATTTTTAAAACCATTGGTAGTTGTTATGCTAGTAGTGGTTACTATTTATACTTTTACCAAAAAAGAATGGGGAGATGTATCAACCTATGACGGTATGAGTAAAAGGACAGCATACTTGAGTGGCATAGTTGCTTTTTCCATTGGTTTTTATGATGGCTTCTTCGGACCAGGAGCAGGTTCTTTTTTTATTTTTGCTTTTTTAATGATTGGATTTGATTTTGTAATGGCAGCTGGTAATTCGAAAGCTTTAAATTTTGCTAGTAATATTGCAGCTGTGTTTACTTTTGTTTATTTTGACTCTATTAATTATTACTATGCTATACCTATGGGGTTCGCCATGATTCTTGGTGCATTGGCAGGTTCTAGATTAGCCATAAAAAAAGGCGCTGCTTATGTGCGCCCACTGTTTTTATTTATGTCAGTTGTCTTAATTAGTAAGCAGTTATGGGATGTCTTGCGTTAAAGATGATTGGCATTTGGGGTTAGATATTTGACTACATCCTTATTTTTAATGGGAAATAAAATATAAAAAGTAGTGCCATGGGGACCGGTTATTGGCTGTATGGTGGCATTATGTCGATTGGCAATGCTATAACAAACTGCCAATCCTAGTCCAGTACCTTTTTCTTTCGTGGTGAAAAACGGCGTACCAATTTTTTTCATAATGTCCTTTGGTATACCGTGGCCTTCGTCTTGTATGGCTAAGGCCACGGTATTATCATAGGTAAAGGTTTGGATTGAGATTGTACCGCCTGATTCCGTTGCATCTAATCCGTTGTTAACTAGGTTAAGTATCAATTGACGAATTTCTTTTTCATCCAGCTGCAAATTCGGAATTATAGCTAAATCGTGGTGAATTGTTTTATTGTCAACAATGGCATTGGCTTGCATTAAAGGCATAAGAGCTGTGATGATGCTATTTAAATTGGTCTCTTTTAAGTGAACTGACTTATCTTTCGCTAAAGATAAAAATTCAGAAATAATAGAGTTTGCTCGATCAAGCTCATCAATCATAATATTAAAGAAAACATTATTTTTTTTATTTTCTTTTTTTAAGGACATCATTTGGAGAAATCCCCGTACTGTGGTCATGGGATTTCGTACTTCATGGCCGATACTAGCTGCCATTTCCCCTACTAAATTCAACCGATCGAGACGAGCCATTTCGGTTGTTAAATTTGTATAAGTCGTAATGTCTCGCGACGTACATAAAGCACGTTCCACCGAACCGTCAATTCCGAATTCTGGTACGATACGGGCATGAAAATATCGAATGCCGTTTAGACCTGGATATTCATATTCAAACACATTGGATTTTTTAGTTACAAAAACTTGTTGGACATTTATTATCCAAAGATTTAGAGTATTTGGATCGCAGTTGATAAGTTCATGCAAAGTCTTATTGATATATTCTTTGGCAGGTATTCCTGTTAGCTGAGTGATAGAAGAATTAATAAAAGTAATACGCATGGATTTATCAATTCGGGAAATAATATCAGGTGTATTTTCAATTAGTGCTTGAAATTCTTGGTGTTGACGATATAGTTTTGCTTCTAGTTTTTTATGATCTGTAATATTCATCAAGGTATACAGGGCAGACTTAATGGTGCCTTCCTGATTGTATTCCGGTATGATCCTACATTGATAATAATAATGTTCTCCCTGCTGATTAATGAAGTCAGACTCAAATAAGGCTTCCCTGCCAGTAGTAAAAGCATAGGAGAAAGAAGCTTCCCATAGTATGCAAAAGTTATGAGGCATGCCAGCTTCACGAAAAGTTTTACCAATAAATTCTTGGGGAGACAGCCCAGTATCCTGAAAGATAACAGGATTGATATAAATATGTTGGCTTTTCGTATTGACACGAGCGACAATAAGGGGCAAATTCTCGATTATTGTCTTACACTCTTCCTGATTTTGTCGTATGATTCGCTGGTATTGAAGATGAAGAAGCTGAGGATTTTCCCGAGAATTGACTTCAGTGTACAGGTCTGGCATTTCTGTTATGAAATTTTCCTTTGCAGTTACATTAGTGCCCATACATTATTATCCTTTCTACAATCAAATGGAAATATTTAACTTATTTAGTTATTCTATAAAATTTGTAAATTCCCTTTTGAGATCATAATGAAATATAAAAAAATTTAATATAATCGAATAAGACCTAGTAGAATTAAGATTAATCCTGGCAAATAGGGAACTTTTTTTTTGAATTGTTCTGAAAGAAAATGTTTCGAGGCGTAGATCCCAAATGTAATAACAAGGATTTGGATTAAGCCCATGGTAATAGGGGTATAAAATGGTAAGGGATTTACTAAGGCAGCAGCAAAAATCGCTATCATATTGTCAATACCGAGAGCTAATCCAAGAAGTATGGCTTCTGTTGAGCTAATGAATTGAGAATGATCAACATCTGCCTTTTCTGGTTTTGCCATGATATTAATTACAAGACGACCAACGGAAAAGGTTAGATTTGGAGAAGGGACTCCTGAGTTTATAGGTTCTGATTGAACTTTTGCAGCAAAATATTCTTGAAATAAACTGAATAATCCCATGAAGGTGAGTAATAATGCACCTATAAGTATTGCTATTTTAGTATTTAACATTGTTCCTAATATATGAGCACTTCCCATGGCTAAACTAACACATAATGTTGTTGTTAATCCTACAATGAATAAAGAAATCTTAGATATAATAATATTTTTTAATCCGTAGGAAATACCAGCAATAAAGCCATCAATACTTACAGCAAATCCTAAGAGTAACACATAGCACAACGTCATTTATATAGCCTCCTATAGGTAGAGTGGTCAGAGAAGGTATCTCCAAATAATATATGGCGAAGGTTAATCTTTGGTGACGATGAAGCTTTTGTATTGTTATTCAAAGGATTAGAAGGATTTTTTAAAAAAATAGGGAAATTATATGGTATAATAAGAAGTTGAAGCAAGTGATTGACATACTACTCATAAAATATTGTGAGTAGTATGGTTTTGCATTGGTATGAAAAAGGACAAGTCTGGGAACTATCGCAATTTAAAATTGTGTTTTTGAGGTGAGAATGTGGATTTTGGTTTAGGTAAAGTATTGCCTGTAAGTATTGAACAGGAAATGAAAGGTTCTTATATTGATTATGCCATGAGTGTTATCACCATGCGGGCATTGCCCGATGTACGTGATGGACTGAAGCCTGTACATCGTCGTATTCTCTATGCTATGCATGAAGCAGGGATGGCATCGAATAAGCCTTATAAGAAATCAGCACGTATTGTCGGTGAAGTACTTGGTAAGTATCACCCTCATGGTGATAGTTCTGTATATCAGGCTATCGTACGTTTAGCTCAAGATTTTTCTACCCGTTATTTAATGGTAGATGGTCATGGTAATTTTGGTTCTGTTGACGGAGACTCGGCAGCGGCTATGCGTTATACCGAGGTTAGAATGTCTCGTATTGCAGAGGCAATGGTAGCTGATATTGAAAAAGATACAGTAGATTTTACCCCTAACTATGATGAATCGATGCAAGAGCCAGCCGTGCTCCCAGCTAAGGTTCCTAACCTTTTGGTAAATGGTTCGTCAGGTATTGCAGTAGGTATGGCTACTAATATTCCTCCTCATAATTTAAGAGAAGTTATTGATGCTTTGATTATGATGATTGATAATGCAGAGGTCACCATTCCTGAATTGATGACGGCTGTTAAAGGGCCAGATTTTCCTACTAG
Proteins encoded in this window:
- a CDS encoding manganese efflux pump; the encoded protein is MTLCYVLLLGFAVSIDGFIAGISYGLKNIIISKISLFIVGLTTTLCVSLAMGSAHILGTMLNTKIAILIGALLLTFMGLFSLFQEYFAAKVQSEPINSGVPSPNLTFSVGRLVINIMAKPEKADVDHSQFISSTEAILLGLALGIDNMIAIFAAALVNPLPFYTPITMGLIQILVITFGIYASKHFLSEQFKKKVPYLPGLILILLGLIRLY